The Nicotiana tabacum cultivar K326 chromosome 14, ASM71507v2, whole genome shotgun sequence genome contains a region encoding:
- the LOC142168654 gene encoding putative late blight resistance protein homolog R1A-3: MADVALKFVVENLVPLIKETWELIGGAPEDCARLVDELDELKAFLDDAARYRQSNSKQWSQFVHKVQVIVYQAEGLVDKLLVQVKLHQDKNIFKQFFDANYAISVRELAKNIKVALEQVKKIRQENPEAFQKKPMLDDQPEIVAPRPQDTLLEENEVVGFDEEAKTVIKRLAEGRNELDVIPVVGLAGLGKTTLAIKIYKDPKVTYEFFNSIWVYVGPQEYKPKEIFLRILEGFTKRTAEHQNMSVNELTSKIQESMSKGGKCLIVLDDVWHPDVVKSVRSVFPKNSKGHKIMITTRDASIGRYANANPHMLKFLEDKESFQLLENRVFIGTSSKRCPEELIAHRESIAKQCSGLPLAVVVIAGALKGHTSERVWQMVKDNVGKHLINKDDPQSCLKYVEMSYGHLPEDMKACFLYCGAFPQGFEIPAWKLIRLWISEGLINSNLDSKPEDIAEFYLNELVNRNLLIVMQKRADGQVKTCRLHDMLHQFCKMQNGGLFQEVCEKTDQPGLVIPDLDTCRRLCIKFSLLKAFLSKGPSAEHVRSFLCFSPKQKESEKLSNSRLLLKAFPLVRVLDVESLEFSFSKDFKELHHLRYIAISGDFSALPTFFGKFWYLQTLILNNSTKASTMEIKADIWNMLQLRHLHTNVPAKLPSPATQTTDESSRLQTLSKVAPESCTEDVLARACNLRKVSIQGQMAEFFEANNGGFNNFQKLKSLEQLKLLNDVGSSMSKVLQLPQAFLGFLHRLHKLTLSNTRFVWSDANKLGQLECLQVLKLKENAFCGTAWDSVGFTKLKVLWIERATDLETWKASNCSFQRLKYLVLISCDKLEAVPFEFAGVNSLQEMTLNNTKKANKSAKAIEGRKIEIQELKLKFKLTIFPPEAVDCNTAQ; encoded by the exons ATGGCAGATGTAGCACTGAAATTTGTAGTGGAGAACCTGGTACCACTAATAAAGGAAACATGGGAGCTGATTGGTGGTGCACCTGAAGATTGTGCACGTCTCGTGGACGAACTTGATGAATTAAAAGCCTTCCTAGATGATGCTGCACGATATCGTCAAAGCAACAGCAAACAATGGAGTCAGTTTGTCCACAAAGTTCAGGTTATAGTGTATCAAGCTGAGGGTCTCGTTGATAAGCTTCTGGTTCAGGTGAAACTGCACcaagataaaaatatatttaagcAGTTCTTTGATGCTAACTATGCCATATCCGTCAGGGAACTTGCTAAGAACATCAAAGTCGCCCTCGAACAGGTGAAAAAGATTCGCCAAGAAAATCCAGAGGCTTTTCAGAAAAAGCCAATGCTTGATGATCAGCCAGAAATAGTTGCCCCGAGACCACAG GATACTTTGTTGGAAGAAAACGAAGTTGTCGGGTTTGACGAGGAAGCGAAAACAGTGATCAAACGACTTGCTGAAGGAAGAAATGAGCTAGATGTTATTCCTGTGGTCGGTTTAGCTGGACTTGGCAAAACCACACTGGCAATAAAAATCTATAAAGATCCTAAGGTTACCTATGAATTTTTTAACAGCATTTGGGTTTACGTAGGCCCACAAGAATACAAACCAAAAGAGATCTTTCTTAGAATACTGGAAGGGTTCACGAAACGCACTGCAGAACATCAAAATATGAGTGTGAATGAACTGACCAGCAAAATACAAGAATCCATGTCCAAAGGAGGTAAATGTCTCATTGTGTTGGACGACGTGTGGCACCCAGACGTTGTGAAATCTGTCAGGTCTGTTTTCCCGAAAAACAGCAAAGGCCACAAAATCATGATAACCACTCGCGATGCAAGTATTGGTAGATATGCCAATGCCAATCCTCACATgttgaaatttctggaagataaGGAAAGTTTTCAATTGTTGGAAAACAGGGTTTTTATTGGCACTAGTAGTAAAAGGTGTCCTGAAGAGTTAATAGCACATAGAGAAAGTATTGCTAAACAATGTAGTGGATTGCCACTTGCTGTAGTGGTAATTGCAGGAGCTCTAAAAGGACATACAAGCGAAAGAGTGTGGCAAATGGTTAAGGACAATGTAGGAAAGCATCTTATAAATAAGGATGACCCTCAAAGCTGCTTGAAATATGTGGAAATGAGTTATGGTCATCTGCCCGAAGATATGAAGGCGTGCTTCCTGTATTGTGGCGCCTTTCCACAAGGCTTTGAAATTCCTGCTTGGAAGTTGATTCGCTTGTGGATCTCGGAGGGATTGATAAACTCCAACTTAGACAGCAAACCCGAGGATATTGCAGAGTTTTACTTGAACGAGCTTGTCAACAGGAATTTGCTGATTGTAATGCAGAAAAGGGCTGATGGACAAGTAAAAACATGTCGTCTTCACGACATGTTGCACCAGTTCTGCAAGATGCAAAACGGAGGTCTTTTCCAAGAAGTATGTGAAAAAACTGACCAGCCCGGTCTTGTTATACCAGATCTAGATACTTGTCGTCGGCTGTGTATTAAATTCTCTCTTTTGAAAGCCTTTCTCTCCAAAGGACCATCTGCTGAGCATGTTAGGTCTTTCTTATGTTTTTccccaaaacaaaaagaaagtgaGAAGCTTAGTAACAGTCGACTCCTCCTCAAAGCATTTCCACTAGTTAGGGTCTTGGATGTTGAATCTCTCGAATTTAGTTTCTCAAAGGATTTCAAAGAGTTACATCATTTGAGATACATTGCTATCTCAGGTGACTTCAGTGCTCTTCCGACCTTCTTTGGTAAGTTTTGGTATTTACAAACTCTTATTCTTAATAATAGTACAAAGGCGTCAACCATGGAAATAAAAGCAGACATATGGAACATGCTACAGTTGAGGCATCTGCACACCAATGTCCCTGCAAAATTGCCATCCCCTGCTACCCAAACAACAGATGAATCGTCTCGCCTACAAACTCTTTCTAAGGTCGCACCAGAAAGTTGCACAGAAGATGTGCTTGCTAGGGCCTGTAATCTCAGAAAAGTCAGTATTCAAGGGCAAATGGCTGAATTTTTTGAAGCTAACAATGGTGGGTTCAACAACTTTCAAAAGCTAAAGTCCCTGGAACAACTTAAGCTGTTGAATGATGTTGGCAGCTCCATGAGCAAAGTTCTTCAACTTCCTCAAGCATTCCTTGGGTTTCTTCACAGACTGCACAAGTTAACTTTGTCAAATACAAGGTTTGTTTGGAGTGATGCGAATAAACTAGGACAGCTGGAGTGCCTTCAGGTCCTAAAGCTGAAAGAAAATGCATTTTGTGGGACGGCCTGGGATTCAGTTGGTTTTACCAAACTCAAGGTACTGTGGATTGAAAGGGCGACAGACTTGGAAACTTGGAAAGCTTCAAACTGTTCATTTCAAAGACTTAAGTACCTTGTTCTTATATCATGTGATAAGCTTGAGGCTGTGCCATTTGAGTTTGCGGGTGTAAATAGCCTTCAAGAGATGACGCTGAACAACACAAAGAAGGCGAATAAATCAGCAAAAGCTATAGAAGGCAGGAAGATAGAGATACAAGAACTCAAGCTGAAATTCAAGCTCACTATATTCCCCCCTGAAGCAGTTGATTGCAACACCGCACAGTGA